A window of the Butyricimonas faecalis genome harbors these coding sequences:
- a CDS encoding IS110 family RNA-guided transposase, with protein sequence MREQRNKISFRGQKIYVGIDVHLKSWSVTVLSETSVLKKFSQHPSPEALYGFLTRSYPGAEYHSVYEAGFCGFWIHERLTALGIDNIVVNPADVPTKSSEKLRKTDTVDSGKLARSLRANELKGIYTPDSVSLEMRSLIRLKNSITKDTTRQKNRLKSQLRYLGIEIPQEFLTPFSNWSKRFFAWLKEIETLTPSGRQALDIHIRHLEELRRQKLEMTRALRTLAKTDRFREPLRLIMSVPGFGQATGMAFLSEICDITRFRNAEQLAAYIGMIPMCHSSGEKDGTGDITIRKHAVMRCNLIEAAWVAVRQDPAMNLFYTEQCKRMPKSKAIVKVARKLVNRLFFVLKHQTEYVNSIVS encoded by the coding sequence ATGAGAGAGCAAAGAAACAAAATTAGTTTCAGAGGACAAAAGATTTATGTAGGAATCGACGTCCATTTGAAGAGTTGGTCGGTTACGGTCTTGTCCGAAACCTCCGTATTGAAGAAGTTTAGCCAGCATCCGAGCCCAGAAGCGTTGTACGGATTTTTAACTCGGAGTTATCCGGGCGCCGAGTATCACTCGGTGTACGAAGCGGGCTTCTGCGGATTTTGGATACACGAGCGTCTGACGGCCTTAGGGATCGACAACATCGTGGTCAATCCGGCCGACGTGCCGACCAAGAGCAGCGAAAAGCTGCGTAAGACCGACACCGTGGACAGCGGTAAGCTGGCGCGGAGTTTAAGAGCCAACGAGCTGAAAGGCATTTATACGCCGGACAGCGTATCGTTGGAGATGCGTTCCTTGATAAGATTGAAGAACTCGATAACCAAAGACACGACCCGTCAGAAGAATCGGCTCAAGTCTCAACTTCGGTATTTAGGCATCGAGATTCCGCAGGAGTTTCTCACTCCGTTTTCCAACTGGTCGAAGCGCTTTTTCGCCTGGTTGAAGGAGATAGAGACGCTCACCCCGAGCGGCCGTCAGGCCCTCGACATTCATATCCGGCATCTGGAAGAGTTACGCCGTCAGAAACTGGAGATGACACGGGCTTTACGGACATTGGCCAAGACGGATCGATTCCGCGAACCGCTGCGGTTGATTATGAGCGTTCCGGGGTTCGGGCAGGCTACGGGAATGGCGTTCCTCTCCGAGATATGCGACATAACCCGCTTCCGCAATGCCGAACAACTGGCTGCCTATATCGGAATGATCCCGATGTGCCACTCCAGCGGAGAGAAAGATGGGACGGGGGATATTACCATACGAAAACACGCCGTTATGCGCTGTAACCTGATAGAAGCGGCATGGGTGGCGGTACGTCAAGACCCTGCGATGAACCTGTTCTATACGGAACAATGCAAACGGATGCCCAAGAGCAAAGCTATCGTAAAGGTCGCCCGCAAACTGGTAAACCGTCTATTCTTTGTGCTGAAACATCAGACCGAATATGTCAATAGTATCGTGTCATAG